AGAAAGGTGCATATTCTTCCATTGGATCACCCTTGGAGGAAGTTTAAAATAAACCCATATAAAAGATCATTTTTATCTAATACAAAATAGGACATTTCTATTTAACGGAAAACAGGACATTTTCATTTTGCTGTTACATAAAATTTGTTCAATAGATTCTTCAAAAGCATTTTCGTTGATTATACTCATTGCTCCACCTCATCAAGAAGTTTTCGTATCTGCTCTGGTGCCGGCAATTCTTTCTGACTTTCAGTTCAATGGCAACCAGACATTTTAACCTGCGGTGATAGAGTAAAATATCAATGAAAAATTCTTCACCCTCTATCTCAAGACGAAACTGATTGCCCATAAATGCAAATGCCCCACCCATTTCTACCAGAAACTTGTTAACCTTCGCTATCAATGCCCGTTCAAGCTCCATCTCTCTATGTTCTTCGCCTAATTCCAAAAAATCAAAGGTATATTCATCCTTGACCGCCAGTTTTGCCTGATTTTTGATTTTTTCAGGCAGGACTTTATTGAAATTCGTCTGACCCAGCAAGGTTTTTTCATAACTCTGATTTTCAATTTGGTGAATCAGGACATTCTTTGTCCAGCCGAATTTTTTGGTCATGCGGATATAGAATTCACGCTCAAGATCGTCTTTACATTTAGCCATAATAATAATATTATTATGTGTCCATCCAATTTCTGCAACCATTGGTTGCAGATTTGGCTTGTTCTCATATTCCACAAAGAAATTGCGCATGTACCATATATTTCTTTCGGAATAACCCTGTACACCAGGAAATTCAAGCTGTAAATCTTTAGCAAGGTTTTCTACTATGGATTTGCCCCAGCCATGCTTCTTTTGACGGTCAACAATCATCTTACCAATATCCCAGTAGAGGCTGATGAGTTCTTTATTGACCGCTCTCAAAGCTTCATATTGTGCCGAACGGATACGCTGCTTTACATCCTGCAACAAATTGCCATATTCATTTGTTGGAATTTTATTTATCATTGATGTTCACTCCTTACATCAATTTTTCCGGTTACTACATTGCTGATAAGAGACTGACGGTATTCTTTGAGGGTTTCGATTTGGGATTGGATGTTCTGAGTTAAATCATCAATCTTGGCAGTTTTCTGGTCAAGAAAGTTGGCGATGAATTGTTGTTCGGAGAGAGGAGGGAGAGGGATTAAAAGATTTTCGATAACATTCATGCCAATATTCTGTTGTGTGCCATAACTCCAAAACAACTGCACCGATGTTTGAAACTCCTTAGAATTCATTGCTGACAAAACAAACCTCGCATCAACTTTTTTTTGATGCACACGAATTACAGCTAATGGTGACCATATGTTAAATTCCTCATCGGTTTCAACAATAGCCAAATTTCCAGTTGTTGCCCCTGACTTAATCATATAAATGTCATCACGCTTGGGATGGTATTTCAAACTATATCTTCTATGATCATATTCTGAGATAAAACCTCTTTTTCTTTCAAAATTAATTTTGTTATCCCGAATAGCTTCCGCAGAGACAAATGGCACACCTTCATCAAGGATTTCAGGTGTTTCATGTGGTCCGTCCGTAACTGGTGTGTCAACGATTCTTTTTATTGGTGAAACTCCCCAATGCTCCGGCACCTTGCCAATCCATTCAACCCCTGAATCCTTCATCTCTACATTTGGGTCAAGTCCCTTTGTCACCGCGTGAGAGATAATCGCCTGCCGTTTTTCTTTCAGAAGCTCTACCAGCTTTTCATTCTTCTTAATCAGCTCATCAATTTTGGAAGTTTTCTGGTCAAGGAAGTTGGCGATAGATTGTTGTTCAGAAAAAGGGGGAAATGGAATAATGATACGAGATAAATCTGATTGAGTTAATTTGTCTCTTGTGCTTCCTGTAATATATTTTTCGTAATCAACACAATTCAGAGAATGCATGACAAATCTTATATCACTATTTTCATAGATTTTCAGAATGTGTGCATGATTATTCACCCAAAACTTGCCTTTTGCAGTGAATGCTACATCTTTATTTTCAAGAAAGAAGGGAGCCCCATCTTCACCAATCAACAAATATTCTCCATCAAATAGGTAATCATTTACATAGCCTATAATTCCTGTTGCTCCATAGTACGGATAAGAACCTTCCACTTGTCCTCGTTCTTCTGCACTTAATGGAACCCTAATATTATCGAGGTTCTCCGTAGCATACTTCAACCTCTTCACTTCCCACCCCTCTGGTATCTCTCCCAACCATTCAATCCCTGAATCTTTATATTTTGGATATTTCTTCATTTATTTTCGTCCCCGCCTTTCTGACCAAGGCAATTGTGTCAGCACTGCTGACACTTTTTCTTACAAACACATGTTTACTTAACACCCGTAATATATTAAAGTATAATATAAAAATCCATATTATACTTTAACGCCCCCAAAGTATAATATAAAAACCTATAGTTTACTTTGGAACAATTTTAGATAATCATCAAAAGCAAACAATTTGTTTCTTTTATATCCGGTTACTTCCTTTAATATTCCTAACTTCTCAAAATCATTAACCAAAGAAATGGCAGACCTCGGAGTTATCTTAAAAAGATTAACCACATCATCAATACTTACTATTGGTTTACTATAAAGATAAAAAATAAATTCCCTTCCTTTTTCTGCTTTTCTGTTGAGTTTCACTATTTTTGCGTCAATATCATTTTTAAGTTTTAATGTTTCTTGAAATGTTTTTTTTCCTTTCTCTGCGGTCGATATAATCCCGTTTAGGAAAAATTTCATCCAGTGTGATAGATCGTTAGTTTCTCGTACATGAGAAAGAGCGTCATAATAAGATGTTCTGTTTTTTTCAAAGAAATCAGACAAATACAATGAAGGTTTCCTAAGCAGTTTATTGGCAACTAAATAAAATGTTATCATTGCTCTGCCGCAGCGACCATTTCCATCATTAAATGGATGAACGGTCTCAAATTGATAATGTGCAATGGCTATTTTAATAAGATGAGGCACTTCTATCTCTTCGTTGTGCAAAAACTTCTCAATATCACTCATAAGTTCAGGCACTTCATCGTGGGTTGGTGGTACAAAAACAGCATCTGATGGGTTTGAACCCCCAATCCAGTTTTGGCTTCTACGAAATTCTCCCGGTAATTTGTGTTCCCCACGAACCCCGGTCAGTAAAATTTTATGCATCTCTTTTAATAATCTATTGCTTAATGGTAATTTCTCAAGTTGTCCAATAGTATGCTTCATTGCCGTTATATAGTTTTGTACCTCTTGCCAGTCATCTCTTCTTTCAGGAACTATAACACTCTTATCCATTATTGCTTCATCTATGTTAGTTTTTGTACCTTCAATTTTGCTTGATGCCTGTGCTTCTTTGACAATATGCATTTGAATAAAAACATCTACATCCGGGACTATTAATGAAAATGCGTTTAGTTCACCCAATGATTGAGTGGCTTTTTCTAATAAGACATTGATTTTGGGGTCATCCCAAATCCAGGAATGATTTATTTTTTCAGGTAGAAAACTTTTATATTGATATTGTTGTCTGTAAGCACCAGACTTATAATCTCTAAGGTTCATCT
This region of bacterium genomic DNA includes:
- a CDS encoding restriction endonuclease subunit S is translated as MKKYPKYKDSGIEWLGEIPEGWEVKRLKYATENLDNIRVPLSAEERGQVEGSYPYYGATGIIGYVNDYLFDGEYLLIGEDGAPFFLENKDVAFTAKGKFWVNNHAHILKIYENSDIRFVMHSLNCVDYEKYITGSTRDKLTQSDLSRIIIPFPPFSEQQSIANFLDQKTSKIDELIKKNEKLVELLKEKRQAIISHAVTKGLDPNVEMKDSGVEWIGKVPEHWGVSPIKRIVDTPVTDGPHETPEILDEGVPFVSAEAIRDNKINFERKRGFISEYDHRRYSLKYHPKRDDIYMIKSGATTGNLAIVETDEEFNIWSPLAVIRVHQKKVDARFVLSAMNSKEFQTSVQLFWSYGTQQNIGMNVIENLLIPLPPLSEQQFIANFLDQKTAKIDDLTQNIQSQIETLKEYRQSLISNVVTGKIDVRSEHQ
- a CDS encoding Fic family protein, translating into MNLRDYKSGAYRQQYQYKSFLPEKINHSWIWDDPKINVLLEKATQSLGELNAFSLIVPDVDVFIQMHIVKEAQASSKIEGTKTNIDEAIMDKSVIVPERRDDWQEVQNYITAMKHTIGQLEKLPLSNRLLKEMHKILLTGVRGEHKLPGEFRRSQNWIGGSNPSDAVFVPPTHDEVPELMSDIEKFLHNEEIEVPHLIKIAIAHYQFETVHPFNDGNGRCGRAMITFYLVANKLLRKPSLYLSDFFEKNRTSYYDALSHVRETNDLSHWMKFFLNGIISTAEKGKKTFQETLKLKNDIDAKIVKLNRKAEKGREFIFYLYSKPIVSIDDVVNLFKITPRSAISLVNDFEKLGILKEVTGYKRNKLFAFDDYLKLFQSKL
- a CDS encoding DUF1016 family protein produces the protein MINKIPTNEYGNLLQDVKQRIRSAQYEALRAVNKELISLYWDIGKMIVDRQKKHGWGKSIVENLAKDLQLEFPGVQGYSERNIWYMRNFFVEYENKPNLQPMVAEIGWTHNNIIIMAKCKDDLEREFYIRMTKKFGWTKNVLIHQIENQSYEKTLLGQTNFNKVLPEKIKNQAKLAVKDEYTFDFLELGEEHREMELERALIAKVNKFLVEMGGAFAFMGNQFRLEIEGEEFFIDILLYHRRLKCLVAIELKVRKNCRHQSRYENFLMRWSNEYNQRKCF